A region of Thermocladium sp. ECH_B DNA encodes the following proteins:
- a CDS encoding ArsR family transcriptional regulator, which yields MFSDIKDWRRMLIWLLGGSRGGWMRFQIMLALREKPMNPNQLAKHLGVNYRTIIYHLEILEKHGLVTRANKGYGVPYFLSDYVEKNWEIVDSAVRAARGER from the coding sequence ATGTTTAGCGATATAAAGGATTGGAGAAGAATGCTTATATGGTTGCTTGGGGGATCCCGAGGTGGATGGATGAGGTTCCAAATAATGTTAGCATTAAGGGAGAAACCCATGAATCCAAACCAATTAGCCAAGCATTTGGGTGTTAATTATAGAACCATTATTTATCACTTGGAGATATTGGAGAAGCATGGATTAGTTACTAGGGCTAATAAAGGCTATGGAGTGCCTTACTTCCTGAGCGATTATGTGGAGAAGAATTGGGAAATAGTTGATAGCGCAGTAAGGGCAGCGAGGGGAGAGAGATGA